The following coding sequences lie in one Eremothecium sinecaudum strain ATCC 58844 chromosome IV, complete sequence genomic window:
- a CDS encoding glycosyltransferase family 32 protein (Non-Syntenic homolog of Saccharomyces cerevisiae YPL057C (SUR1) and YBR161W (CSH1) not in Ashbya gossypii; syntenic homolog of unannotated Eremothecium cymbalariae gene): MRKEFWYMVVCNAAVLLLLLYVCFDLLTLAADDATGEALLKADLNPPSGSNRPMLIPKIIHQTYKTADVPEEWREGQQRCKDLHPDYEYKFWTDEQGREFIKEQFPWFLKTFDSYRYPIQRADAIRYFLLLHFGGVYIDLDDGCKRKLDPLLTVPAFLRKTSPTGVSNDVMGSVPGHAFFNKTVHSLSHYDRNWFIPYLTIMFSTGPLFVSVVWKQYKRWGVPADQQVRIIQPQDYKMHDDSFFSIAPGSSWHLNDANFIKDLSNHILACVVLGFVIGFVLLYCEYCFYYWLKQGGLSNLYNAVCKLLRFKREQYRPVATSVPDYVRQHNFLHSNRPRKDSNIYQIEV, encoded by the coding sequence ATGAGGAAGGAGTTCTGGTACATGGTGGTATGCAACGCCGCTGTCCTCCTCTTGCTTCTATATGTGTGCTTCGACCTACTAACGCTTGCTGCTGATGATGCTACTGGCGAAGCGTTACTAAAGGCCGATTTGAACCCCCCAAGTGGCAGTAACCGTCCCATGTTGATTCCAAAAATCATCCATCAGACGTACAAGACTGCAGACGTCCCTGAAGAGTGGAGGGAGGGTCAGCAGCGGTGCAAGGACTTGCATCCGGACTACGAGTACAAGTTTTGGACCGACGAACAGGGACGAGAGTTTATTAAAGAGCAGTTTCCGTGGTTTTTGAAGACATTTGATTCATACCGTTATCCCATCCAGAGAGCAGATGCTATACGCTACTTCTTACTCTTACACTTTGGAGGTGTTTACATCGACTTGGATGACGGATGCAAGAGGAAGTTGGATCCCTTGCTAACTGTCCCCGCGTTCCTTCGGAAAACCTCTCCAACTGGAGTTTCTAATGACGTTATGGGCTCTGTACCGGGGCATGCTTTCTTCAACAAAACTGTACACTCTCTATCACACTATGATAGAAACTGGTTTATTCCCTATCTCACTATCATGTTTTCAACAGGTCCGCTCTTTGTGTCGGTGGTGTGGAAGCAATACAAGCGGTGGGGGGTCCCAGCCGACCAACAGGTACGGATTATCCAGCCGCAGGATTATAAAATGCACGACGACTCGTTTTTTTCCATAGCGCCTGGCTCATCCTGGCATCTCAATGATGCCAACTTTATCAAGGACTTGTCAAACCATATTTTAGCGTGTGTTGTCCTTGGTTTTGTTATTGGGTTCGTTCTTCTGTACTGCGAGTACTGCTTCTACTACTGGTTGAAGCAAGGTGGGCTTTCTAACCTCTATAACGCCGTGTGCAAACTGCTACGCTTCAAGCGCGAACAATACAGACCAGTAGCGACTTCCGTACCAGACTACGTCCGGCAACACAACTTTTTGCATTCAAATAGACCAAGGAAGGATTCAAATATATACCAAATTGAGGTGTAA